cagaggaaatattttgctcagCAGTCATACCATCCCAAACCAGGGTTTTGAGCgggaggctgggatggagatggagacCCCAAAGGTCCCTTCCCATCACCACTTCtctcctggcaggaggaggggTGATGGGGCTGCAGAATGTGGTTAAAGGGGCCCGTGGACCGAGAGCCACGGTGGAGGGCTGTATGTCACCCCTGCTCATAGGAGATTTGCTTTGCACCTCTCGGATTTCCACCCTCGGCATGTCCACACTGACAAAATTCAGTCAGTGTTACATGTAAGTGgtatttcttcctcctttcctgggTGAGATTTGCCCCTTTATTTTCAGCCCAGGCATGGTCCCTAAGCCCTGAGCCTGGTGCTGACATGCAGAGCTGATACCTGGTACCAACAGGTACCTACACCTGGAAAGCCAGGATGAGCAGCCAGGGATCTGTCTGGCAACTCCAGAGCACAGGCAAAGCAGCTGGAATCCTTCTGCCAAaaatgcagctcccagctggaggaCCCCACAAGACCTGTGTGTTCCCCAAACTTTAGGATGTGGCTCTttgctgctgagctccctggGGTTTGGGATGCAGTGTCTGAATCCCTGAGCTGTGTGACTGGGGAGGGACTGGGCTTGCAGGTGTTGATGGACAAGTCCCAGCCTCTCTGGGGGTCTTTATAAGCCAAGAGGACTGGCTCCTTCTGTGCCACCAACCCCACTGACTGCACAGAGGGCTCGAAGCAGCAGGTCAGGTTGATGTTCTGTTCTCCTTCTAGCTCAGGCCATTGCTGACAGAAAGGATTCCAACTGAGTCAAGAGGCTTAATTATCACTCCAGGTCTGCATTTTATGTGTGGAGAACTTAGTGGTTAGACAGTTTCCTGGGTCTTCATCTATTTCGGCTCTGTGAAAGGGATGGGGTGTTGAGGCTTGGCTGCATTacccagggctggctcctggggagcagcagttTGAGGACGAGCAGGGAccacctctgctctcctccaccCTGGTTGCCCATGCCCAGGGACTCACAGCTGGATGGCTGTTTGGGTTTGGCTGGTGGGATGCCTTACCAGCAGTCAGAGCTGGCTGAGGTCTGGGCAGCATGGGCAGGTTCCCTGTGAGGCACTGGGCTGGTCTCTGCACCTCCAGGGAATGCTCTGGACTGCCCTGGTCACCTGGGGATGGACACAACTTCTGTTGTGATGACCTGTGTGATCTCAAGAGTGTATGCAGGAGGTGGGGACTGTCATTTGGGCTGTTCTTTCTGCattcctccccagcccaggggtcTTTTTGTGCTTGCTGAATGTcacaggcaggcacagggactaatccttccctctctgccaccTCTTGGAATACCGGGAGGAGTtgcttctgtctctgctgcctcccagtGCTCTGTCTGACTCCTGTGGGCTTTGTGGCACAGCTTGTCACCAGTCACGGCCACCATGGTGTGCCACTGTAACACCttggtgacactggggtgggCAGCAGAGCCTTGGGCATGGAGGTGGCCTCAGGCATGTGGGAGATCTCAGTGCCACacctcaggagctgggagaggggtgTTGAGAGGAGGAAACTCTCCTCATGACGTGTGCAGGAAGCACAGAAACCACAGGCCTGTGTGTGGGCTGTTGCTGGCCGTGGAGGTCCCCTTGCACGTGCTGAAGTGCAGGGTTGGGTGCAGATCTGAGGGGCACGGACCGTGGCGGCAGAATTTGGCAGGGATTCGATGCCTCTCTGGACAGGGGATGTAGCCCCGAGGGAAAGAAGCTCTTTCCTAAGTGACAAGCTCAATCAGAGGTGTCAACTGGTGTGAAACTCCTGCAGGTTTAGCAACAAGAAAACAGCGCTGAGGAACACATTGTTCTATCTGCCATCTCCTGATTCCTGGGCAGGCTTGGCTTCTCCATCCCTTGTAACCCACAGAGCTTGCTTAAATGCTTACTTCAGCAATTGGTCAGTCTCTGACACCCTCAGGCATGGTCTTGCCTCAGTATGTGTGCAACTCAGCTGGGTGAGGAGCTGGCCACTGCAGCTCCTACCTTCCTGCTGTCCTTTCTCTCTGCATTCCACACACAGGTTGAGGGGCTACAGCACTAAAAGCACCTAAAAGTGGTGATTTGCCCTGAGTGTAGCCTGCAGTTGTGGCCAGTTCCTAGACACCTGGAGATAGTTAATGAGACACAACGACGAGTATAAACTCCCAAAATAAGGTGCAAAAGGCGGTGGCTATTTGGAGATTTCCTGCACTGGTCTCCGGGTGTTAAACCTAATGGAGTCTTTGGTAAGACACTTGTGGTCTCCTCTTTCAGGGAAAGGAAACTCTTGCCTCGTTTTTGGCTGACACGTGACAagtttacaaaagaaaatagcCAAAGAATGACTGGACCAGTTGTATTTCCATTTGAAGATATTGATTGAGTGGCTTACCTTTGGGCagctgggcaggacagagggagaTGAGGTTTAGCAGTGTGGTTTGTCTATGGGATCACAGAGCAACCCAACCTCTCCTTCCCTTGGCCATCACGGCAGTTCAGTCCCAGGACATCCATCCCTTCCCACCTGCATGTGGAGATGGAGGCACtgaggtgctggtggtgggcttccacacagagctggcactttgttttcctggtgtGAGAGGGAGTTTTTGCTGTGGCCCACACGATGCTCTGCAGTGGGGGTGTTGTGGCCATACTCCTGAGCAGCCCAGGAAAGCTTTCTGTGCAATCAAGCTACTGGGAAAATACACTCTGGGAGGCAGAGAGCCATCTTCATCTCCTGCCATCAGGGGAAATAGGCTTTGCTGGATGTGCCCTTGAGTCTGGAATGCCTTGGGCTGGGTACTGTGGATGGCAAGGCAATCCAATGCAAATAAAGCATCtaaggcagggatggagcagggaagcTCCTGCAGGGTGGAGGTCTGACATGACCCCCTCCTGTCTGAGAGAGGGTTCTTCCCCTGAAATGCTTTCCTTATGAGCCTAAGGATTTCCTCGAAGGCACCCTGATGCTTTTCCCAGGCAGGGGGTGGTAGGAGGCTACCTGTCCCACTCTGCAATTACAGCTGGACCAGATGAGAATGGTCACCAAGAGAGGCTTGGGGTGGGTTCCAAGCTGCACAAGGGGTTGTAGACACCTGCTCCCTGTGGAGCATTGGGCTTTGGCTGAGCTACcacactgctggggctgcacagtGTTCCTTGTGGGAGCCCCTGgagctcccacagcccctctcaTCCAGCCCTGTTTTCTCACAGGTGCTGCGGACAGGTGagatgtggctgctgctgctggccctgtgcctggcccaggggctggaaaatgccatccCGGGTGATGAATTCTACAATCCTGAGAGGGCCATGAACATCGTAAGTGCTGGGGGGGGGGGCACCGCGCTTCCCCATGGGTATGCCCAAAGTCTTTCCCAAGGGATGAGCTTGCCTCGCCCCTTCCCTGCATCTGCACTTGGCCTCTCTGGGGGCCTTGGGGCATCAAAAATCTCCCATATTTGCGTTGCTGTCACTCACTTCATGCCCTCAGCTTGAGCTtggcctctccctgctcttcctctaATTCCTTCGGATGGAGGTGACACCGGGGAACATgagaggcagcagtgggtgAAGCTGAGGCAGGCACAGGGCGCTGGGTCACCCTCTGCCCTCACACCAttgtccctgcagagccagaagaTCCTTTTCCATGGGTATCCCAGCAAGGAGTATGAAGTGATGACGGAGGATGGCTACATCCTGAGCCTCAACCGGattccccatggcagggggaatgctgggctctCAGGTGGGCTCAGCCTAACCCGGGGGGCACCAGCCTTGGACCCTGGAACCCTGCCCAGATGCAACAGGAAACCAGTGGGAATATCTGTGCCTTCAGGCATGGTTTGGGCAGCTGGAAGAGGGATGAGGAGTTTCTTCCTGGCTGCCTTGAGCTGTCCCTGGGGATCCAGGAGCTCAGCCTTGTGTTTCGCTGCACCTGGGATGCGGCAGTGTGACCCAGCAAAGCCCCAGtggctccttccctgcagcaaacTCCTGCTCCAAGCTGCAGGCTCAGGGCCTGGGATGGGAAAAGCCccccaaacacaaaaaagcacCAGCATAACCAAGGAAATAATGGGAGAAGGGAACATTTAATGTGCAGCCTGCAGAAAACAGTATCAAGACGTAGAGtggtgtttttatttccagatgGAAAAGGTGTCTTCTTCTGTCAAGTACTGGATATCTCTCCTTTCAGGATCCAAGAATCCCGTGCTGATAGTGCATGGATTTTGTCTGGATGGTGGTGACTGGGTGGACAATTTCCCTGACAGCAGCCTGGCCTTCATCCTGGCGGACGCGGGATATGACGTCTGGATCGGGAACAACCGGGGCAACAGCTGGTCCCGCCGGCACCACAACCTGTCCATCGGCTCTGAGGAGTTCTGGGATTTCAGGTCAGGGGGACACcaagcacagggctggggcacagggctgACAGCACTCAGAGCCCCTGGTGTCAGTGGGAGGGAGTTGGGAATCTCCTCCAGGCTCTCCCTTTGCCACGCAGCTTCCACGAGATGGCCATGTATGACCTCCCGGCCATGGTGGGCTTCATCCTGAGGCACACTGAGCAGAAGAAGCTGTTCTACGTTGGCCACGCTCAGGGCAGCACCCTGGGTGAgtgaggagggggaggagaggctggTGGGTGGGAGCAGGGCACGGGGTTTCCGTGGGAAAGAGGCATCAATGTCCATCCCAAACCAgacactgctgggagcagggctgctctggctgctgtccccacctgccctcctgccccttcTGCATGGGAAGGGGTTTGTCCCATCCTGCCCatcctccctgggctgtgctggcatcCAGGAGTGTTTTTTGTTCAAACCCTGCACCTCAAACACAGAGTCTGGGGTGAGCTGGGGTTCAGGTTGTGATCTCACGCTGCTTTTCAGGTTTCATAGCGTTTTCCAGCTTGCCACATCTGGCGAAGAAAATCAGACTCTTCTTTGCCCTGGCTCCTGTGTACACTTTCCTCCATGCGCGGGGCCCTGTGTTAAAGCTGGTCTTTCTACCAGACCTGGTGCTCAAGGTACAGGAGGTGTTTGTGGGTGGTTACTGCCAAAACCCAGGGGCTTTTGGCAACTCCTGCCCCTTGCATTGCCACATTGAACTGATCCTGCACCTGTGGTGGGCGCTGGAGCTCCTAACATCATTCTCAACATTTCCTCGTGGTCTTGCAGAGCTTGTTTGGAACCAGagagctggtgctggtggggaggaagaggaagctGCTCCTGGTTAAGACGTGCAGCAGGCCACAGGAAGTTGAATTGTGTAGCAATGAGATCTTCCTCATCGGAGGGTACGACTGGAAAAACTTGAACATGGTGGGTGCACTGGCCCTCAGTCCAGGTCACAGCCCTCTCTGGTTTGCCTAGACACCTGGACATAGTTAATGAGACACAACGACCAGtataaacccccaaaataagGTGTGAAAGGCAGTGGCTATTTGGAGATTTCCTGCACTGGTCTCGGGGTGTTAAACCTAATGGAGCCTTTGGTAAAAGACTTGTGGCCTCCTCTTTTAGGGAAAGGAAACTCTTGCCTCGTTTTTGGCTGACACACAACAagtttacaaaagaaaataaccaaaGAATGACTGGACCAGTTGTATTTTCATGGATTGAGCGGCTTACCTTTGAAAGCTGCTTCTAGCTCTGAGCAGAATAAAGCTGCTAAAGAACGAAGAGCTATATGAATGTATAGCTTTTGTATCACAGTTATAAGACAGAATGAGTTTTTTTGCCTAGATGGATTTTCATCCCTCCCAACtcacttagaaaatattttctttttcccgTAGAGCCGACTGGATGTGTACTTATCTCATTTTCCAGACTATACATCAGTAAAAAATCTTCTGCACTGGGGACAGGTAGAGGCTCTAATTTTATAACTActttaacttttctttcttttaaccTGCGAACGtgatattttcatttgctgcttCGTTCACCCTGGAAACAGGTAAAGAAGGTAAAATCAAAGCCAAGagagaaaagggatttttaagcTGCTGCACCAAGGTGTCTCAAAGGCCACAGCTATCTGGGGCGGGTGCTAACCCAGGGTTTTACCTGGATTAACCCTTTGCCTCTGTCTTCCAGACTGCAAAAACTGGGGAGTTCAAGCAGTTTGACTACGGGCTGAGAAACATGGAGAAGTACAAAAC
This is a stretch of genomic DNA from Sylvia atricapilla isolate bSylAtr1 chromosome 8, bSylAtr1.pri, whole genome shotgun sequence. It encodes these proteins:
- the LOC136364581 gene encoding putative lysosomal acid lipase/cholesteryl ester hydrolase yields the protein MWLLLLALCLAQGLENAIPGDEFYNPERAMNISQKILFHGYPSKEYEVMTEDGYILSLNRIPHGRGNAGLSGSKNPVLIVHGFCLDGGDWVDNFPDSSLAFILADAGYDVWIGNNRGNSWSRRHHNLSIGSEEFWDFSFHEMAMYDLPAMVGFILRHTEQKKLFYVGHAQGSTLGFIAFSSLPHLAKKIRLFFALAPVYTFLHARGPVLKLVFLPDLVLKSLFGTRELVLVGRKRKLLLVKTCSRPQEVELCSNEIFLIGGYDWKNLNMSRLDVYLSHFPDYTSVKNLLHWGQTAKTGEFKQFDYGLRNMEKYKTLRPPFYQIEAMMVPVAVWSGGQDWVTPRVETLLLMSRLTNVVHHEHFPDWNHFDHHWGLNAPQRLYRKMVTLMEDNP